From the genome of Ziziphus jujuba cultivar Dongzao chromosome 6, ASM3175591v1, one region includes:
- the LOC107430707 gene encoding neutral ceramidase 2: MSMETISLHPSSIRWPYKTIWFSVFTLFLLENIKQISSASDYLIGLGSYDITGPAADVNMMGYASLEQIASGVHFRLRARAFIVAEPKGNRVVFVNLDACMASQIVTIKLLERLKARYGNLYTEQNVAISGIHTHAGPGGYLQYVVYIVTSLGFVRQSFEVIVDGIEKSIIQAHENLRPGSIFVNKGEILDAGVNRSPSAYLNNPAAERSKYKYDVDKEMTLIKFVDDGWGPIGSFNWFATHGTSMSRTNSLISGDNKGAAARFMEDWFEHKGFDSLYFNESGTDRIPRRVSSIVMNPNGHRNELTKLAASFQSSKGQPVTKLLTVAKRVRNSLRNTEKPQFVSAFCQSNCGDVSPNVLGAFCTDTGLPCDFNHSTCNGKNELCYGRGPGYPDEFESTRIIGERQVRKAVELFQKATEKLKGKIRHKHAYIDFSNLKVSLSQVEGDNKVVNTCPAALGFAFAAGTTDGPGAFDFKQGDDKGNAFWRLVRNVLTTPTQEQINCQHPKPILLDTGEMKEPYDWAPSVLPVQIFQIGQLVILSVPGEFTTMAGRRLRDAVKTVLTSGVSKERNVHIVIAGLTNTYSQYVTTFEEYQVQRYEGASTLYGPHTLEAYIQEFKKLAAAVITDEVVEPGPPPPDLLEKQISLLPPVVVDATSPGVNFGDVKTDLPPNSTFKRGQMVSVTFWSACPRNDLMTEGTFALVEILQNQKTWIPAYDDDDFCLRFRWSRPERLSPQSFATIEWRIPQSAVAGVYRITHFGASKALLGSISHFTGSSSAFVVA, from the exons ATGTCAATGGAGACGATTTCTCTGCATCCTAGCAGTATACGTTGGCCATATAAAACCATTTGGTTTTCAGTTTTCACATTATTCTTACTTGAAAATATTAAGCAGATTTCATCAGCTTCCGACTACTTGATTGGTCTTGGAAGCTATGATATAACAGGGCCAGCTGCAGATGTTAACATGATGGGGTATGCTAGTCTCGAACAGATTGCTTCTGGAGTTCACTTCAGGTTACGAGCTCGTGCTTTTATTGTTGCAGAACCGAAGGGAAATCGTGTAGTATTTGTGAATCTTGATGCCTGCATGGCCTCTCAAATTGTTACTATTAAACTACTTGAAAGATTGAAAGCAAG GTATGGAAACCTTTATACAGAGCAGAATGTAGCCATTAGTGGCATTCACACTCATGCTGGGCCTGGAGGCTATCTCCAATATGTTGTTTACATTGTAACATCTCTTGGATTTGTGCGCCAGTCATTTGAGGTTATTGTTGATGGCATTGAGAAAAGTATTATTCAAGCTCATGAGAATCTTAGACCTGGATCAATTTTTGTGAATAAGG GAGAGATCTTAGATGCTGGTGTGAATCGGAGTCCTAGTGCTTATCTCAACAATCCAGCAGCTGAGCGCAGTAAGTACAAGTATGATGTGGATAAAGAAATGACTCTCATAAAGTTTGTGGATGATGGCTGGGGACCAATAGGTAGCTTTAACTGGTTTGCAACTCATGGAACTTCTATGAGTCGAACAAACTCACTAATAAGTGGTGACAACAAAGGTGCTGCTGCTCGCTTTATGGAGGATTGGTTTGAACATAAAGGTTTTGATAGTTTGTATTTCAATGAGTCAGGAACTGACAGAATCCCTCGCAGGGTCTCAAGCATAGTTATGAATCCCAATGGACATC GGAATGAGTTAACAAAACTTGCTGCCTCCTTTCAGTCTTCTAAAGGACAACCTGTGACAAAGCTTTTGACTGTTGCAAAAAGGGTCAGGAATTCTCTAAGGAATACCGAAAAGCCTCAATTTGTATCTGCATTCTGTCAATCAAATTGCGGCGATGTAAGTCCCAATGTCCTGGGTGCATTTTGCACAGATACTGGCCTTCCATGTGATTTTAATCACAGTACCTGCAATGGTAAAAATGAATTGTGCTATGGCCGCGGACCAGG TTATCCTGACGAGTTTGAGAGTACCCGTATAATTGGAGAGAGGCAGGTTAGAAAAGCAGTGGAGCTCTTTCAAAAAGCAACCGAGAAGCTGAAAGGGAAGATCAGGCACAAGCATGCATACATAGACTTTTCCAACTTAAAGGTCTCACTTTCACAAGTGGAAGGGGACAATAAGGTGGTCAACACATGCCCTGCTGCCTTGGGGTTTGCATTTGCAGCAGGAACGACTGATGGACCTGGAGCTTTTGATTTCAAGCAGGGGGATGACAAG GGGAATGCCTTCTGGAGATTGGTGAGGAACGTGCTGACAACACCAACTCAGGAGCAGATCAACTGTCAGCATCCGAAGCCTATCCTTCTTGATACTGGGGAAATGAAGGAACCATATGACTGGGCT CCCTCGGTACTTCCAGTTCAGATTTTCCAGATTGGGCAACTTGTCATTCTCAGTGTTCCTGGAG AATTCACAACCATGGCAGGCAGGCGCCTTCGTGATGCTGTTAAGACTGTGCTTACTTCAGGAGTAAGCAAAGAAAGAAATGTCCATATAGTCATTGCAGGGCTGACAAATACATATTCACAGTATGTAACCACTTTTGAGGAATACCAGGTTCAGCGATACGAG GGGGCCTCAACTCTTTATGGACCTCACACACTTGAAGCTTACATTCAAGAGTTCAAGAAGCTAGCAGCTGCTGTCATCACCGACGAAGTTGTTGAACCAGGACCACCTCCTCCAGATCTCTTAGAGAAACAAATCAGCTTACTACCTCCTGTTGTGGTTGATGCAACCTCTCCAGGTGTAAATTTTGGTGATGTTAAAACTGATCTCCCTCCAAATTCCACATTCAAAAGGGGTCAGATGGTTTCAGTCACCTTCTGGTCTGCCTGTCCCAGGAATGACCTTATGACTGAAGGAACGTTTGCACTGGTTGAGATCCTCCAGAACCAGAAAACATGGATTCCAGCCTACGACGACGATGATTTCTGCCTACGTTTCAGGTGGTCGAGGCCTGAGAGACTTAGTCCTCAGAGCTTTGCAACCATTGAATGGAGAATCCCACAATCAGCTGTTGCCGGTGTATACAGGATCACACATTTTGGTGCTTCAAAGGCACTTTTAGGATCTATCAGTCATTTTACAGGTTCTTCTAGTGCATTTGTAGTGGCATAA
- the LOC107430747 gene encoding large ribosomal subunit protein eL33y-like codes for MVKGRQGERVRLYTRGTILGYKRSKSNQYPNTSLVQIEGVNTKEEVGWYNGKRLAYIYKAKVKTNGTHYRCIWGKVIRPHGNSGVVRAKFKSNLPPKSMGARVRVFMYPSNI; via the exons ATGGTGAAGGGTCGCCAAGGAGAGCGCGTCAG ACTCTATACACGAGGAACCATTCTAGGATACAAAAG GTCGAAATCGAACCAGTACCCAAACACGTCTCTGGTTCAGATCGAGGGGGTTAACACGAAGGAAGAGGTGGGATGGTACAATGGGAAGCGCTTGGCTTACATTTACAAAGCCAAGGTGAAGACGAATGGGACCCACTACCGTTGCATTTGGGGAAAGGTCATTAGACCTCATGGTAACAGTGGCGTTGTTCGTGCTAAGTTCAAGTCCAATCTACCTCCCAAGTCCatg GGAGCTAGAGTCAGGGTTTTCATGTACCCCAGCAACATATAA